A stretch of Chitinophagaceae bacterium DNA encodes these proteins:
- the arfB gene encoding aminoacyl-tRNA hydrolase, with protein MTDISDEIKFKTARSGGKGGQNVNKVETMVEGYWHIGSSMLITDEQKMMLQDKLINRINARGFLQVKSQTERSQLSNKEQVIKKMNGLVNKALIKPKPRKATKPSKESKEKRIEIKKKIGALKDFRKKVSRESW; from the coding sequence ATGACGGACATATCTGACGAGATAAAATTTAAAACAGCCCGGAGCGGCGGAAAAGGCGGCCAAAACGTGAACAAAGTGGAGACCATGGTGGAAGGTTACTGGCATATCGGGTCTTCAATGCTCATTACGGATGAACAGAAAATGATGCTGCAGGATAAACTCATCAACAGGATAAATGCCCGGGGGTTTTTGCAGGTGAAAAGCCAGACCGAACGTTCGCAATTAAGCAACAAGGAACAGGTGATAAAAAAGATGAACGGGCTGGTGAACAAAGCCCTCATCAAACCCAAACCCAGGAAAGCCACCAAACCCAGCAAAGAATCAAAAGAGAAACGGATCGAGATCAAAAAGAAGATCGGTGCACTGAAGGATTTCCGGAAAAAAGTAAGCCGGGAAAGCTGGTAA
- a CDS encoding geranylgeranylglyceryl/heptaprenylglyceryl phosphate synthase, giving the protein MIKAIYQSLAERKQQHKKSFAVLIDPDKVNDSNMEKLIELAVDARVDYLLVGGSLVISNYLDECVQFIKRSCGIPVILFPGSPSQVSKYADALLYLSLISGRNADLLIGQHVVSAPVVRQSGLEILPTGYMVIDGGAPTTVSYISNATPIPADKNEIAMCTAMAGEMLGMKLIYMDAGSGAKRAISEEMIRQVANVIEVPLIIGGGIVEPEKAYLNCKAGADVIVVGNAIEKDPNLIKEMAAAVHSVPVKA; this is encoded by the coding sequence ATGATCAAAGCCATTTACCAATCATTAGCAGAGCGTAAACAGCAGCATAAAAAATCATTTGCCGTACTCATCGACCCCGACAAGGTGAACGACAGCAATATGGAAAAACTCATTGAGCTTGCTGTGGATGCCCGGGTAGATTATTTGCTGGTGGGCGGAAGCCTGGTCATCTCCAATTACCTGGATGAATGTGTTCAGTTCATCAAACGCAGTTGCGGTATCCCTGTTATTCTTTTCCCCGGTAGTCCCAGCCAGGTGAGTAAATATGCCGATGCGTTGCTGTACCTGTCACTCATCAGCGGCCGCAATGCCGACCTGTTGATCGGGCAGCATGTTGTTTCTGCCCCCGTTGTAAGACAAAGCGGGCTGGAAATTTTACCTACCGGCTATATGGTGATCGACGGCGGGGCGCCCACCACGGTTTCTTATATCTCCAATGCAACTCCCATACCGGCCGATAAAAATGAGATCGCTATGTGTACGGCCATGGCGGGCGAAATGCTGGGCATGAAACTCATTTACATGGATGCCGGCAGCGGTGCCAAACGTGCCATATCGGAAGAGATGATCCGGCAGGTGGCAAATGTCATTGAAGTTCCATTGATCATCGGTGGTGGCATCGTTGAGCCTGAAAAAGCTTACCTCAACTGCAAGGCCGGCGCCGACGTTATTGTGGTGGGCAATGCCATAGAAAAGGATCCCAACCTTATAAAAGAAATGGCCGCTGCGGTGCATAGTGTACCTGTGAAGGCATGA